TCCCAGTTTTAAAGAATTCGGATTCATCCGAGTTTCAACTCGGGTCATAACTCGGATTAGCTGGGCCGAACCCGGTCTAGGTTTGAAATTCAGTTTTTGGGTTGGGCATATCTGGGTAGCTGGTCCGAAACTCGGATGAATAGTCTTACTATTCTATAGTTCTATttaacctccctccctcccttcaGAATTGGAATGCAATATATGGCATTTACCGGTAGGGCATTTCAGATATTCAACTAATTAAGATTTTGTGGATTTTCAtgtcatttaaataaatttttattattatttattttactaccaataaatttataatagctttCATTACTAACGTTATATATTCTTATCGGCGTAACAATATAGACGCTGGTGCATTTATCAATTACCGGtgtttcattgatcaatttttggCATTTTGTAAATGTTgccaatgctatataattattaccagCGTAACACTATAAACGCTGGAAAACTACTTATGTACCAgtgtaaaattaattaatagccggcatttgttcaaacgatataaatgccgaaaaatttaacattttaCCAACGCAAACTTAATTAATTGTCGGCATTTTATGAAACGCCGCTGACCCTATATATTATCATCGGCTTAATATTATAAACGTTGGTAATCGCGGTTAATATAACGGCGTATAATCAATAAATTAGTGGCGTTTATTTAAACGCTACAAACAATCtatattattaccggcataGCAATATAAATGCCGGGAAACTATTACTTTCCCGGCACATAATTACTATATTGGCGGCGTTGTTATAAATGCCGccaaagctatatattagtacCGGCGTAACAATTTAAATGCcgggaatctcaataatttactaGCGGAAACATGAAGCGCcggtaattttatatatctaccaGCGCATAAACAAACGCCGCGCATATAAACGTCGCCAATTTGCTTTTTTTTGAAgtatatttctttttgcacatttgttgcttttacacacacttgacactcgtcgatagggtggtgacctgtgttgtcatcatccggacgtcttgattttcccGTTATGTATGTATAGATAACCTACCGCTGGCATATTTCTACtgtaaatgtttttaaaaattattttaaaatatttttaattattaaaatataaaaaaaataaacattcgGGTGATAACATTGAGAGGTTGTTGTAAGAAGCCtctcaattcatttcattttatctcattcaattattacaaccttttcaaactctcacataaaacaaaaattctatttattatcctcACACTACACACCAAcatgtgatttgttatttttgcacttttatttaaacatacatattgatgtatatataaacatgtTTATTTAAATAGGACAAAAATGCTAAATCACATGTTGGTATATCTCTTAAAAAAGACAGATTTGCCGGCGTTGGCTATATGCCAGCAACTATCCAAAAAAATGCCGCTAATTAATTCGTGGCATTTTTCTAACGGTGTAACCGTCTGTCGGTAATGGAGGGTCGCTATTTTTATTATTCCGGCGTTCGCACAAATGCTagtatttgtaaatctcattagtgACGTTTGTATACGAATTTAGCGacctttcttgaaacgctgccacaATACCTAATATTAACAGCATTTCTAGAAATGCCATCACTTTATCGTTGCCATCCCCTGGCATATATACAAGCGGCGTTACCATAAACCCCACTGCTACTACATTACCGACGCATCAATTAAATTAGCggtatttatttaaatgccaccaATAGTACGTTAGTGACacattgaataaattaatagcATTTATCTAAATGCCACCACTAATTAAAATAGTGACGTTACCATAAATGCCGCTACTAGTACATTGGCGgcacatcatataaattagtggcatttaaataaatgccacctACAGTATATTGATGGCACATTGAATAAATTAACAGCTTTTATCTAAATGCCGCCACTAGTTCGTTGCTattgcattttttaaattaacgatATTAATATAAACGCCGCTACAAATACATCACCCTCGCATTGGATTAATTAACAACATTTAGAATgcaccaataatatgatatatcacaattaaaaaatataaaatataaattaataataaatatgatataatggatcattattcatataataaaaaaaaattacaaatcaaatcacatgaaagttttttttcatggaatattcttcttcttcacatcgTGTTTGTCATTAGTTTTGAtaccatttctttcatgggtagtccttcttcacatttatccaaTAGTTCTTTGAAATTGTTATGCAATCGTTGAGCCTGAAAAAGATCATAAAAGTCATACTATATTAATCGagagtaatatatattaaaggAATAATAGATGAAGTGGCAAATGTGATTGGAAATgaagcagatatatatatatatatatatatatatatatatatgttaaagaTTCTAAAgagtaatatatgttaaaagaaataaagagtaATATTTGCCAAAGGAAATGAAGCAGATATTGTGctgcaaaaggaaaataaaaaatcagtaCAACGTGCACATTGCTTAAAACACCAGATTCACTAATATGTTCTTAGTTGAATAAGCTAGCTAGGATGTAAGGAAAACTCTCACCTCCACCTGAAGAGTACGTAGGTCACATCTTACATGATACAAATATAGGGGAACTTCTTCAAATTGAGTAGAAACACCAATATGCTTTGCTCAGTTACTCGGTTggactcatttcaaattcagtAGCAAATCTTAGTTATTCAGAACTTCACCTCTAAATGCTACATGATAAATATACAAGGGAACTACTCAAGATGATAAATCACAAGTTCACCATGCAAGGCTAAaagttctaaaaatatatttttaaattctaaaaatatatgtattcaaGTTGTTGCATAAACTAAAAGTTTagatttaaatctaaaaaaataggATTAATCTTAAACAAAGTAGTTTGACCCCAAaaattaatagtattagtattactatatcagtATAGTTAATAGTATCataagtgatatagtattataattaatagtacagtgatttatatagtaatttatatatagacttaaagtgtATTACTAACAGTAATAGTGTTAGTATAAgaccataaagtataaattgtaattaatataaattatataccaatgtatattagtattactaatttactaatataattatcaaaatgAATTTATTGAGAATCCATTAagccatatataaaatgttattaatatatatatatatatatattatatttaaaccatatgatcaaataattattcatatttaagattataataacattattatattttttttacattaacataaaattataataacattatcttatatataatatatataataaaatattattatatataatataaaaaatattatattaagatttCAATTATAGAGAGAATTGAAATATTTGGATCAAAAGTACTAAACAAGCATAATATGAGTTAacaaattagaaagaaagaggcggctaaaaagaaaataacgaAAGAGAAAGACTAGAAAACTAATGAAAACTATAGTTGGCGCTTTTACTTTGCACTAAAATTTTGAGGAAATTTAAATTTCCCTCTCACGACTTCTATTTATTCTCTCATTCCAACTAAGCGCCTCTTATACGCTGAAACACGTCCTTATACATCAGTCCATCTTCTATTTATTCCCCATGTGAGTGAAGCTCGCGAGGAAGCATGAGATGGCGAGGATAACTCCAAGGAAGCTTATCATCATGGGGCGAGGGGCAAAGTCGCAAGCACTTTTTTGGGAGTGaggatgtatttttttattttttttgctttgcATTCAGGTAAAATAATCTCCTAATTGGaatgaggattttttttttttttttggtagataTTCTGTAATTTCTTCCCTTTGCGACAATTATTTGATTTACTAGTAAGAGCCAAAAAGGTGCAACCCAATTACAGATTATCAAAAAGGCCGGCAGTAGTCTTGgaaaaaatggaagagagaaggagaagTAAGGGGTTAAATCCTAAAATTAAatgtcaaaagaagcaaaacacTAGTGGTAGGTCCTTGTTTGGTCTTACGTATGGATGTTTTCTTTGCcttaaaaatttcattattctTCACCAACCAAATGCTCAACATCAAGCCAGATGTCCCTGGTTTTCAAGCAACTAAATCTCTTGATAACAGTATTTCCTTTTCAAGCAATGTGTTTTCCATTTATGTGGATGTGAAACCTTGTATTTCATTGACTTAGAAATTAACTGAAGAGCAGGAGATGCTCTTGACCTTTCATCTGCTGTTTGTATACATAAACCAATCATCTAAGGTATCAGAGTTTTAGGGTTTTTCGTGATTttgttatataattaattatagccCACCTGAACTTGAGGTTGAGGCATAGAATTAATGCGTCAGTCGAGTAAGATAGTAGGTACTCATTTACAGTCATCTCTAGTACTGATCATCTGCTTGTTTCGAAATCGACTCGATTTTTTCTTTggcccttttctttttcttttctgaattCTAAATTTAGTTGATGCAATCTATGTGTTCATGATTATGTACTCTTCGAGTGTACCAAGTTGACTTTGAAGACCATCAAAACCACTTTAGTCAGAAcaagtttttaataataaagagaTCAGATGATCCACTACAGACACCAATGGATTATGGATACCACTTCCTATCTCAATATTTAGGTCTTATGTGAAAAAGTAATATCTCACCAAAAAGAATCTCCTTCAAGAAGGCAAGTATCAACATTATTACAGTAGAATTTACACAGTTTTGGTGTTGTTGATTGTTTTGGCTTGGAGTTTATGATCTGGTAATTTGGTTTTTGTAGGTTCCTTTGCACCATAAGGGTGTTTCTGTTGGAGGTTGAGGGATTTCTATTAGAGCCCAACTGAGTTTTAGAAAGACAATGtgagttttagaaaatgatgtttttggatttcccCCCAAGTGTTTTTTCCCTCATGTTtgtgattgagctaaaatattgcatattttagctatttaaaaccaatgtattttaaattctttgtgatattattattggttttagatgaaaaaatggttaataagaataaatacaagttgtgatttttaaatgattgatatcatgtttatgcttaattttacaactatgaCGTAATTATGCAATAATTCTTGACATGCACATTCATCACCATACCTCTcttctttttacattttatcaaacatatccaatattatcaataaaaacaaaaaccatgTGCGAATGATAGTTGTTTTCTTCCACTGAATCTTTTACTCGTTAGCTTTACTCTCTTCTTTCAGTTATGTTCCCTTTAGTTTCAACTAATGCTGTTGGAGTTGGAGAGGGAATGCTTAGAAGTGTATAGGAGAAAGGTTGAGGAGGCTGCCAATGCTAAGGCATGCCTCCATCATTCTGTTGCAGCCAAAGAAGCTGAGCTTGCAACTCTTATGGCTGCTCTTGGGGAGCTAAATCTTCATTCACCAATTCAGGCAGAGAGGTCGGCATCATTGAAAGAAAAACTTGCATCTGTCACACCGTTGGTAGAGGAActgaaaatgaagaaagaagaaCGAATGAAGCAATTTGCAGATACAAAGGCACAAATTGAAAAGATCAGTGGTGAGATTTCTGGATACAATCATTTCAACAATGGCATGATCAGGACAAAGAGCTGGATGAACAGGACTTGTCACAAAGAAAGCTCGCTGAATATCAAACACAACTTCACACTCTTCAAAAGGAGAAGTCGGACCACCTCCAtaaagttttggaaaatgagaatgAAGTGCATTCTCTCTACGGTGTGCTTGGCTTGGATTTTGGGCAGACTGTGAGTGACGTGCATCCAAGCTTGCATGGTACAAGTGTTGAACAGTCCATTAATGTCAGCAATAGCACATTGGAAGGGCTAGAACAGGCCATTGCCAAGTTGAAAATAGAAAGGAAAGCTAGATTACTGAAGCTGAAAGATATTGTTGCATCACTGCTTGAACTTTGGAACTTGATGGACTCACCAAAGGAAGAGATGCCAACACTTGGGTTGCACTAAAAGTGCTGAGGGGAAGACAGATTATTGCATTACACATGGTGGTGGCAGAAGATGTGGGTTCCCAGGTGGGTGCAACAAAGCCACACGAGGCAAGTCAGGCCTTTGCATTAGACAAGGAGGTGGTAAGAGGTGTAAGATGGAAAATTGCAGTAGGAGTGCTGAAGGACAGGCTGGTTTGTGCATCTCTCATGGGAGTGGACGACGTTGTAAGTACCATGAATGTAAAAGGGTGCGCAAGGGAGCACCATGTTCTGCAATGCACGCTGGAAAGAAAGCTGTTCATTTTAGCTTTCTTGCTTCTACACATGGAAGCACACTACGGAAGCATGGGCTGCACATttgctttgaattttaaaataatatagcaGCACATGGAGAGACTTACAAGACACGAAGAGCTGTTGTAGAAGGAAGAGAGCTGGAATGCAAGCTGTTCATTTCAGTTTTCTTGCTTCTACACATGGAAGCACACTACGGAAGCATGGGCTGCACATTTGCttcgaattttaaaataatatagcaGCACATGGAGAGCTCACAAGTCAGCTAGATTGCTGAGACACACGACTATAAAAGGGACCTTTGAGAATGGAGAAAGGAGAAGAGGAAGGGGGCTGAAATGCTTTGGTGCATGTTTGGCAGTTTTTTTAAAGGCTaaaatgctttgttgttttagagtttttattaagtgtgctaAGAATTGCTCtacaattttatttcattaagtgtactACCTTAAATTCttgcaagtgtgctagttggtttcatgaaacaaaataattattttagagttttcattaagtgtgctacTTTAATTTCTTGCAAGGAGGGTTCGGTtgagagtttttgttttttctgaaacatgataCATGGGGAGTAGAGGGAGTTGAGCTTTTCATTCGTAAAGTGAAGTGAgtcggtttagatttatttttctagaggagatttagttggtttgaattatatttttcagaaagtgaaggagagagcttttgtttttgttttagttggctaatttatttgttgtttacttatttcgtgttatttatttttcttacttctttaagcttttatttaatagtgattacaattgttatggattaatcttgagaatttgtgatttgaatacaaggatgaattctagaatcttggttttgggacttttcaattttcagtttgtattttatcaattactttctaatctagtttaatcttagcttagttttattaatttcttagttcaattgcatattagattgattaacatttaaataggactcaaataatttcagtttcattgtttaattttttccagtttagttgactctttgattaataattttaatttgttagtcttttacatttcatttcgacactcaaaaaaatctaaaaatatgaatttagtcCATGATTAGTGcccttttttattcttgttgtactcttccatccattgcacataccatcatttttatttctctatttgtgaatattttcaccatttttaaacgagttt
This sequence is a window from Carya illinoinensis cultivar Pawnee chromosome 9, C.illinoinensisPawnee_v1, whole genome shotgun sequence. Protein-coding genes within it:
- the LOC122276925 gene encoding 65-kDa microtubule-associated protein 6-like, translated to MLLELERECLEVYRRKVEEAANAKACLHHSVAAKEAELATLMAALGELNLHSPIQAERSASLKEKLASVTPLVEELKMKKEERMKQFADTKDKELDEQDLSQRKLAEYQTQLHTLQKEKSDHLHKVLENENEVHSLYGVLGLDFGQTVSDVHPSLHGTSVEQSINVSNSTLEGLEQAIAKLKIERKARLLKLKDIVASLLELWNLMDSPKEEMPTLGLH